A stretch of DNA from Bacillus sp. NP157:
GTTCCAGTGGTGTACGTGCATGGCTTCATCGGCCATCTGCGCCTGGACGAGCTGAAGGAAGGCCTGGACGGGGAGGACGTATTCCGCCCCGACCTGGCCGGCTATGGCGTGTTCGCCTCGCGCGGCACCTCGGCGATGTCGATCGCCGACCAGGCCCGGCACCTCGCCGCGTGCATCGAGGCGGACATCGGGCGCATCCCCGCCGTGATCGTCGGTCATTCGGCCGGCGCGGCAGTGGTGATGCGCTACGCGAAGGCATACCCGGAGCGGGTGGCGGCCATCGTCAGCGCCGAGGGCAACCTTGCCCCCAGCGATGCCTTCCTGTCGTCACGCCTGGCACCGATGTCCAGCGCCGAGGTGGTGGCGTGGCTCGACAAGGCGCGCGAGAACCCAGCCGGCCTGGTCACCAGCGACGGCAAGCGGATGACCGGCGTGCCGTTGCAACGGATGACCGACTGGCTGCACCACCAGCCGGCCAGCGTGATCCACGCCGCGGCGCGGGCGGTGCTCGCGGAGACCCTGCGGCCCGATTACCCGGCCGACGTGCAGGCGATCGCCGCGCGTATCCCCACGTTCCTGATCGCCGGGGAGCGCACCCCCGAGGCCATGCGCATGCCGCCGAGCCTGCGCGAACTGGCCGCCGGAACGTTCGTGATCAGGGACACCGGCCACGTCATGGTGCTCGAGGCGCCCGGCGAGGTCGCGCGCTGCGTCTCCCAGGTGGTGGCGTGGGTCCGCGACAGGGCCGTGCAAGACGGCCCATGAGCCGTCCGGCCTGATAGGGCGCCACGGGTTGCAGGACGTTCGATGAAACCGAACGTCCACGTCGGCAGGCCGGGACGTCTTCCGGCCGCTCGCCGCGCAGCATACCCAGCAACCCAACCTGCTGGAGAAACACCATGAATCGCTTCGAAGGTAAGAACGTCCTCGTCACCGGTGGCACCAGTGGCATCGGCCTGGCCGTGGCCAAGGCCTTCATCGACGAAGGCGCCCGCGTCGTCGTCACCGGCCGCGACCCGGCCGGCATCGAGCGCGCCACCGCGGCGCTGGGCGGCAACGCGATCGTCGTCCGCAACGACGCCGGCTCGGTAGCCGAGGCCCGCGCGCTGGCGGCGACCGTCGCGGAGAAAGGCCTGCGCCTGGATGCCATCTTCATCAACGCCGGCGCCGCGAAGTTCGCCTCGCTGGCCGAAGTGGACGAGGCGCTGTGGGACCTCAGCTTCGACACGAACGTGAAAGGCGCCTACTTCCAGCTGCAGGCCCTGCTGCCGCACCTGAACCAGGGCGCGTCGATCGTGCTCAACGGTTCGATCAATGCGCACATCGGCATGCCTGGCTCATCGGTGTATGCGGCGACGAAGGCTGCGCTGATCTCGCTGGCCCGCACGCTGTCGGCGGAACTGATCCCGCAGGGCGCCCGCGTCAACGTGGTCAGCCCGGGCCCGATCGAGACGCCACTGTACGGCAAGCTCGGCATGGACGAGGCGACCCTGAAGGAGACCGCCGCGGGCATCCTTGCCCAGGTGCCGGTCGGCCGTTTCGGCCGCGCGGAAGAAGTCGCCGCCACGGTGCTGCACCTCGCGTCACCGGAATCGGCCTTCATCGTCGGCACCGAAATCATCATCGACGGCGGCATGAGCCAGCTGTGAGGTGATGGCGCGTTTCACGTAACGTGGGGCGCGCGTTGATATCGCCTTGCGCAAGGTAAGACTTGCCGCAAGGCGATGACCTGGCGGGGAGACGGTCCAAGCATGAAACCCGCGCCACAACCCCCTGCGTTGAAACGCTACCTCCTGTCGGCCGTCGATGGCTTCGGCGACGACGAGTTGATGACCCGTGCGGCGGCCCTCGCGTTTTACGCGGCGCTGTCGATCGCGCCGTTGCTGCTGCTCCTGGTCTGGACGCTGTCCTTGCTGGATCCCAGCCTGGAGGGCCAGCTGGCCGACGCGCTGCGCAGCATGGTCGGCGACAAGGCGGCCGAGGCGCTGCAGGTGGTCATCCAGAGCGCGCACGAACATCCCAAGCTCGGCCACATCGCCGGGCTCGTTGGCCTGGGTGTCACGCTGTTCAGTGCATCGGCGGTGTTCGCCCAGTTGCAGGGCACGCTCAATCGGGTGTGGCGGGTGAAGCCCAAGCCGGGCGCCGCCGTCGGTGCGTGGCTGCGCGCGCGGGCCAAGGCCTTCGCCCTGCTCGGCGGCGTCGCGTTCCTGCTGATCATTTCGTTCGTCATCAGCGCGCTGATCCAGGGCATCTTCGATGGCGAAGGCACCGGCTGGACGGTCACCAAGTACATCGTCTCCGTGTTCGTGTTCGCGCTCGCCTTCACGCTGATGTTCCGCGTGTTGCCGGATGCCGCGATCGACTGGAGCGAAGCGCTGATCGGCGCCGTACTGACCACGGGATTGTTCCTCGCCGGTGAATTCGTCATCGGCCTTTACGTCACCCACAGCAATGTCGGCGGGGCGTATGGCCCGGCGGGCGCTTTCGTCGTCCTGCTCACGTGGACCTATTACTCGTCGATCATCGTGCTGCTCGGCGCGGAGCTCACCCGGATCGTGGCCGAAGCGCGCGGCAAGCCGATCCGGCCCGACGCGCACGCGGTGGAGATCGCACCCGCACCGGCGGAGATCGGCAGGCCGGCAGGCGACGGCTTCGCCGCGCGCCGACGCGTCCGCGCCAACGGCCGCCGCAGCAGCGTCGCCCAGCCCCTGGCCGCCAGCGCTGCGCTACTCACCGCCGGCGTCGTCGTCGGCCTCCTCACCCGCCGCCCCCGCCCCAAACACCTGTAGGAGCGCGCCCGCGCGCGACCACCAGATTCCCCCAGGAAACATCCCCCAGGAAACATCCCCCAAGAAACATCCCCCAAGACGCTCCCCCAAAGGACCCCAGCGCCCACCCCATGCCCCTGCTCCCCTGGCTCCTGCTCATCGGCGCGCTGCTCCTCCTGACCTCGTTCCTCTCAGGATGGATCCACCGTGGCCCGGTCACGACCTTCGCCATCTTCCTCGCCGTCGGCGTCATCGTCGGCCCGGGCGTGCTCGGCCTCGCCTCGCTGGGATTCACCACCGAGCATGTCCATTGGCTGAGGCTCGCTTCCGAAGCCGCGCTCGTCGTCTCGCTTTTCATCACCGGCCTGAAATTACGCATCGGACTGCATGACCGTGCCTGGCGCATGGCCTTCCGGCTCGCCTTGCCGGGCATGGTCCTCACTGCGGCGGGCGTGGCCCTCGTCGCACGCTGGCTTCTCGGCTGGGACTGGCCGTGGTCGCTCGCGCTCGCCGCCATGGTCAGTCCGACCGATCCCGTGCTCGCGGCGCTGGTCTCGGTGGACGATGCACGCGACGACGATCCGTTGCGGCTGTCGCTGTCCGCAGAAGCTGGCCTCAACGACGCCACCGCGCTGCCGCTGCTCCTGCTTGCCTTGCCCTTGATGGCGAGCGGCGTCGGTTTCGGCGACGTGGGCGTCCACTGGGCCCTCGTCGACGTGGCCTGGGGTTTCGGCGGCGGACTGCTGATCGGCCTCATCGGCGGGGCAGGGCTTGGCTATCTCGGTGCGCGCCTGCGGCATGCATCGAAGGACGTCGCGCCAAGTGACTTCTTCGCGCTCGGCATCATGCTGGTGGTGTACGCGCTGTGCGAGATGGTCGGCGCATCGGCCTTCCTCGCCGCCTTTGCGTCCGGGGTCGGCTTGCGCTGGGTGGAACGACGGGTCAGTCGCCATGCGCAGGAGGACACGCTCAGGGCGGGTGGCGAAGCATCGCAGGAACCTGCGGAGACCCTGGTCCGACCGAACGAGCGCGCCCGTGCCACGGTGGACCATCCCGCGCAGACCGTTGGCTGGGTGATCTCCGACGCCTTGTCCTTCGGCGAAACGGTGGAGCGCCTGATCGCCTCCATGCTGGTGATGCTGGTCGGGATCGTCGCGCTACCTGCGCTGGGCTGGCCCGCGCTCGGCGTCGCCGTGATGCTGATGCTTATCCTCCGCCCGCTGGCGGTGTGGATCTCCACCATCGGTAGTAGGGTGCCGTGGCAGCGCCGCCTGCTGATCGGCTGGTTCGGCATCCGTGGGCTGGGCACGCTCAACTACCTTGCCTATGGCGTAAGCCACGGGATGTCGGGTCCGCGCGTCGCCGAACTCGAAGGCATCGTGGTCACCGTGGTCGCGGCCAGCATCCTCGCCCACGGCATGTCGGTCACGCCCCTGATGCGCTGGCGTGAGCGCGCCTTGCAACGCCTGCACGAGGCGCGCGGAGCGCCCTAAGGCCGCGGCGCCATGCTAGGCTCGCGCGCTAACCTTGCCAGCGTCGTTCCCATGAGCCCAGCCCGGACCTCCCGCCTTTCTTCTCTCCGCGCCGGGGGTGACACCGGCACCCTGGTGGCCCTGGTCGTCGTCATCCTTTTCTTCATCGCCAGTGGCCTGGTGGCCGCGGCGAACATCCGCACCATCCGCAACGACAACGCGATGGTCAACCGCTCGCAGGAAGCCGTGGCCTCGCTCGCCGAGGTGCTCTCCAGCATCCAGGACGCCGAGACCGGCCAGCGCGGTTACCTGCTCACCGGCAACGAGGGTTACCTCGAGCCCTACCGCACGGCGCTCTCGGTGATCCCCACCCGGATCGAAGCGATCGGCGGCGCGCTGGGTGGCGACGCCGGCCAGCTCATTCGCCTGAAGGAACTCAGCGCACGGATCAACGACAAGCTGGCCGAGCTTCGCGAAACGATCAACCTGCGTCGCGACAAGGGCTTCGACGCCGCGCTGGCGGTGGTGAACTCCGACCGCGGCAAGGCCGCGATGGACGATATCCGCGCCCGCCTCGCCGCGATGCGCGCGGTTGAATTCGACCAGCGCGCGAAGCGCCTGCTGGAGATGGAGGCCGCCTACAACACCGCGCTGACCGTGGGCGCCGGCAGCGCGCTGCTCGGCGTGGGCCTGGCCATCTTCGTCGCGGTGCTGATCCGGCGTAACGCGCGGGCCCGCGCGCAGGAAGCGTGGCTGCAGGCCGGCCGGCTGGAACTGGGTACCGTGATGGCCGGCGACAAGGACGCCGCGGAACTCGGCGCGTCGATCCTGTCCTTCCTCGTGGAATTCGTCGGCGCGCAGGCCGGCGTGCTGTTCGCCAACGTGCATGGCCGTTTCACTCGCGTGGGTGGCATCGGCCTGGCGGCCGGCGACTCGGCTATCGATACGCTCCCCAGCGGCACTTTGCTTGGCCGTGCGGTGAACGAAAACCGCGTGCTGCACGTGTCCGACGTTCCCGAAGGCTATTTCACCGTGGGCTCGGGCCTCGGCCAGGGCCAGCCGCGCCATCTCGTCATCGCGCCCGGCGCGACCGAAGGCATGGTCCATGGCGTGCTCGAACTCGGCTTCTTCCACGCCGTGCCGCCCGAAGTGCTGACCCTGCTCGAGCAGGCGTCGCCGGCGATCGCCATCGCGCTGCGTTCGGCGGCCTACCGTGCCGAGCTGAACCGCCTGCTCGAAGAGACCCGCCGCCAGTCCGAGGCATTGCAGACCCAGCAGGAAGAGCTGCGCGTTTCCAACGAAGAGCTCGAAGAACAGAGCAAGGCCCTGCGCGCGTCGCAGCACGAGCTGGAAGAACAGCAGGCCGAACTGGAACAGACCAACGCGCACCTCTCCGACCAGTCGATGCAGCTGGAGGCGCAGCGCGACGAACTGTCGATGGCGAACCAGTCGATCGAGGCCAAGGCGCAGGAAGTGCAGCGGGCGAGCCAGTACAAGTCCGAATTCCTCGCTAACATGAGCCACGAGCTGCGCACGCCGCTGAACTCCGCGCTGATCCTGTCCAAGCTGCTCGCGGATAATCCGGCGGGCAACCTCAGCGACGAACAGGTGAAGTTCGCCCGCACCATCCATGCGTCGGGCACCGACCTGCTGACGCTGATCAACGACATCCTCGACCTGTCCAAGATCGAAGCCGGTCATGTCGAGGTGCGTGCCGAGCCGCTGCCGCTGCAGCCGTTGCTCGACGACCTCTCCGCGTTGTTCACGCCTGTCGCCACCGAGAAGGGCCTGTCGCTCACCGTGGAGATGGCGGAAGACTGCCCGCCGGTGATCGAGAGCGATCGCCAGCGCCTGGTCCAGGTGCTGAAGAACCTGCTGTCCAATGCCCTGAAGTTCACCGAAGCCGGGGCCGTGGCCGTGCATGTGCGTCCCGAGCGCGGCGGCCAGGTCGCCTTCGTGGTCACCGACACCGGCATCGGCATCGCCGCCGACCAGCAGGCGCGCATCTTCGACGCGTTCCAGCAGGCCGACGGTTCGATCAGCCGCCGCTACGGTGGCACGGGCCTCGGCCTGTCGATCTCCGCCGAACTCGCCCGCCTGCTGGGTGGCGAGATCAGCGTGCGCAGCGACGCGGGGCAGGGCAGCACCTTCACCCTCACCGTGGCGAGCCGCCTCGACGTGATCACCGGCGTGCGCCCGGCGAACTCGCCGATGCCGGCCCCGGCACCGGCTCCCGTACCGCTGGCGGTGCGCGCCACGCCGGCGCCGACGCCGATGCCTGGCCGGGCACCCGCGGCGCGCACGGAAGCGACCGAGCCGGCCAACGGCCGCCGCAGCATCCTGCTGATCGAAGACGACCCCGCCTTCGCGGACATCCTGGTCACCCTCGCGAAAGAGATGGGCTTCCACGCCTACCTCGCGTCCACGGCTGCCGACGCGCTGGCGCTGGCGCGTGAGCGGCTGCCGCACGCGATCGTGCTCGACGTCGGCTTGCCCGACCAGTCGGGCCTGTACGTGCTCGACATCCTCAAGCACGACATCCGCACCCGGCATATCCCGATCCATGTCGTCTCGGCCGCCGACCACTCGCGTGCCGCGCTGTCGCTGGGTGCCGTCGGCTACCTCGTCAAACCCGCCACGCGCGAAGACCTCGGCGGCGTGCTCGACTCGCTCGAGGCGCGTCTGTCGCAGCGTCCGCGCCGCGTGCTGGTGGTGGAAGACGATGCCGTGCAGCTCGACGCGATCCGCCACCTGCTCGCCTCGGCGGATGTCGAGACAGTGGGCGCGGCGACCGCCGCGGCCTGCCTGGAAGCGCTGCAGCAACAGACCTTCGACTGCATGGTGCTCGACCTGTCGCTGCCGGATGCCACCGGCCTGCAACTGCTGGAAACGATGAGCAAGAACGATGGCTCGCCGTTCCCGCCGGTGATCGTCTACACCGGTCGCGTGTTGTCCAGCGCGGAAGAAGACCGCCTGCGCCGTTATTCCAGCTCGATCATCATCAAGGGCGCGAAGTCACCCGAACGCCTGCTCGACGAAGTGTCGCTGTTCCTGCACCAGGTGGTCAGCGAGCTGCCCGAGCCGCAGCAGAACATGATCCGCGCCGCCCTGCATCGCGACGCGGTGCTCGAGGGTCGGCGGATCCTGTTGGTCGAGGATGACGTGCGCAACGTCTTCGCGCTGATGAACGTGCTGGAGCCACATGGCTGCATCGTGAGCATCGCGCGCAACGGCCAGGAAGCCATCGACATGCTCGAGGCATCGGGCAAGGGCGGCCAGGCCGCGATCGAACTGGTGCTCATGGACATCATGATGCCGGTGAAGGACGGCCTCACCGCGACGCGCGAGATCCGCCAGAACCCGCGCTGGGACAAGCTGCCGGTGATCGCGCTGACCGCCAAGGCGATGCCCGATGACCAGCAGCAGGCCTTGCAGGCGGGTGCGAGCGATTACGTGGCCAAGCCGCTGGATGTCGACAAGCTGCTATCGCTGATCCGCGTCTGGCTCACCGACCGCGCCTGACCCATGCCGCTGCATTTCAATTGCACGATGTGCGGGCGCTGCTGCCACGGCCTGCGCCTGCCGCTGAGCGTTGCCGAATCGCTGGCGTGGCTGGCCGACGGCGGCAACGTGGAACTGTTCTGCGAGGCGATTCCGTGGCCGGAAGAACCAACCGTGGACGATGGCCCGGCCTGGCACAAGCGCCGTCGCTCGTTCCTGGTCCAGAGCGGTCACCTGCCAGTGCGCGTGATCGTCACCCTGGTCGCGAGTTTCACCGCCGCCTGCCCGAACCTGCGCGCCGACATGGGCTGCGGCATCTACGAACGCCGCCCGCAGGCTTGCCGGGTCTATCCGGCCGAGGTGAATCCGTTCCTGGCGATCGACCCGGCGCTGAAGCTGTGCCCGCCCGAAGCATGGGAAGACCGTGCGGTGCTGCAGGAGGACGATGGCAGCATCGCGGATGCGACCGTGGCGTCGGCCATCGTTCGCCGGCGCCAGGACGACTACGACGAAGCTGAGGCCAAGGGCCGCCTGTGCGAGTTGCTTGGCATCCGCATCGCCGGGCTGTCCAACGAAGGCGTCGTGGTGCATGCGCCAGCGCCGGCGCACCTGCGCGAGGCACTCGAGGCGGTGCAGGATACGCCTGCACCGGCGACGAGCAGCGAGTGGATGATGGTCTCGCACCGACTGCGTACGATGTGGCTGCTCGAATCGGCCGGCGCCCGCGCGATGCAGTCGGTCGACCTGGCCGACACCGGCCCACGCTTCGTCGCCTTCGTCGATATTCCATCGTCCCCGAGCGAGGCTAACCCATGACTCCGTCGTTGCTATCCACGCGCGCGCTGCTGGCGACGTTCGTCCTTGCATGGGCGACGTTTGTCGCGTCGGGTTGCACGAGCACGGGCCCCCACGCCGCACACGGAACCGTCACTGCGACGCTTGGCGGCGACGCCGCGCATCCCTCGACCACCGCGGGCTGGGTGCGCACCGAACTGTATTTCGGCCTCGGACCGGTCGAAGGTGGCGGCGTCGACGAGGCGGGCTGGCGTGCCTTCCTCGATCGCGAGGTCACCCCGCGTTTTCCCGACGGACTGTCGGTGCTGGACGTCTACGGACAGTGGCAGGGCAAGACCCAGCGCGTACCTGAGCGGCTGCGTTCGAAGCTGCTGGTGCTGCTGTATCCCGACACGCCGGCCCATCGCGCCGACATCGACGCGATCCGCGCGGCATGGAAAACGCAGACGGGCGACCAGTCGGTGCTACGCGTGACCCAGCCGGCCGAGGTGTCGTTCTAGACGACCCGGTCCAGCAGCAGTTCGTCGACCCAGCGGCCAACGGCACCCGCCGACGGCGGCTCGCTGGCGAACAAAATGCGATACATCAACGGTGCCACGGCACGATCGAGCAAACGGTCGACTGACGCGACCGGTTCGCCGCGCGCGACGCCGCGCGCGATGATCGTGTCCAGTTGTTGCGCGCAATAGAACGCACACATGCTGGCCTTGGTGGTGCTCGCCGCACCGAGCACGTCGCGCAGCATGGTGCGCCCCGGCGCCGAGGTCATTTCTTCGAGGTATTGCTCGAGCCACGCGCGCAGGTCACCGCGGAAACTGCCGGTGTCCGTCGGCGCGCACTCAGGGCGAAGCTGGGCGACGGCCACGTCGGCCAGCAGCGCGGGCAGGTCGCCCCAGCGTCGGTAGATCGTCGAGGGGGTGACCCCGGCACGGGCCGCGATGGCCGGTACGGCGAGGGTTTCGCGGGGGCCTTCGGCCTGCAACTCGCGGACGGCCTGGTGGACGGCGGCCTGTACGCGGGCGCTGCGACCGCCTGGGCGGGGGCCGGAAGGACGCGGTGTCGGCGTGGCTAAGTCGTTCATGGGGCTAGTATAACTTTCTTAAAGCAAAATAATTGCATTTGTGGCGGATCGGCGTAGGCTAACGCACATTCTTAGCTTTAGGGCTTCGCCATGAATGCACCGACGGTCGGACGATCGCTGGCTATCCACACCTTCACGCTGGTCGTCTTCATGGCGGCATCGGCCGCGCCAACGCCGCTGTACCGCCTGTATCAAAGCGAATGGGGCTTCTCGCCGACCGTGCTGACGGTGATCTTCGCGGCGTACGCGTTCGCGCTGCTTGCCACGCTGCTGTTCGGCGGGCGGCTGTCGGACCACCTTGGTCGCCGGCCGGTGATCGTCGCGGCGATCGTGCTGGAGATCGTCGCCATGCTGGTCTTCATCCTTGCCGCGGGTCCCGGCTGGCTTATCGTCGCGCGACTCGTCCAGGGGATGGCGACCGGCCTGGCCATGGCGACGCTGGGTACGGCGTTGCTCGACCTCGATCGCCAGCGTGGTGCGTTGGTCAACAGCATCGCGCCCCTGGTCGGACTGGCGATCGGGCCGATCGCGGGCACGGCGCTGGTGGTGCTCGCGCCGGCGCCCCTGCTCGGTATCTACATCGCCCTGGTCGTTGCGTTGCTGGCCGCTCTCGGCTTCACCGCATCGACGCCGGAAACGGGACTGGTGCGCCCGGGCGCACTCGCGAGCCTGCGGCCGAGCGTTGCGGTGCCGGGACGCGCGCGACCTGCCTTGCTGGCGGTAACGCCATTGAACGTAGCTTTGTGGATGCTCGGTGGCTTTTATCTGTCGCTGATGCCGTCGCTGGTCGCCAGGGTCACCCATTCCAGCTCGCCGTGGATGGGCGGACTCACCGTTGCCACGCTCATGGGCAGCGCCTCGCTGGCCGTGCTGGTCGCGCTGCGACATGCGCCGCTGCGCGCCCTGTACGCCGGCGCCGGCGCCCTCGTCGCGGGTTTGCTGCTGATCCTCGCCGGTGCGGAGAACGGCTCGGGCCTGCTCCTGCTGGCCGGCTCGTTCGTCGCGGGCGCAGGCTTCGGTGCGTCATTCCTGGGCGTGATGCGCAGCGTGACGCCGCTGGCGGCGCCGCACGAACGCAGCCGGCTGATGGCCGTGTTCTATATCGAGAGCTACGTGGCTTTCAGCGTGCCGACGATCGCCATCGGCTACGTCGCCCAGCACCAGGGCCTGCTGTTCGCGATCCACCTGTACGCCGGGGTGATCATCGCCCTCGCGCTGGCCGCGCTGGCCTGGATCGTCACCCGCGCCCACCATGTGCGCGCGGCCGCGATGCCCTTAGTCGAATGCCGCCAGGCCTAGTTTCACCGCGGGGCGCGTGGCGACGCGCCCATACCAGGAGGACAGCGTCGGATGGGCATCCCAGTCGACGTGCTCGCCCTCCGCGGTGATCAAGGTATACGCCGCGATGTCGGCCAGCGAGAAGTGCTGGCCGCTCATCCACGGTGAGCGGGACAGGAACGCATCCGCGGCATGGATGCGTTCCACCACCAGCCGATGCAAGGCGACGGCACCCGCCTGTTCATCGTCGCGCGCGAGGAAGAAGCCCGCGTGCGAGGGTTCGATCACGTCCGTGATGAAATAGAAGAAGCGCTCGAGTGCCAGCGCATTCGCCCGTGGCTCGCGTGGCATGAGTCGTTCGCCGGCGCGTCGTGCCACCTCAAGCATGATGGCGCCGGACTGGGAGAGCGCCCACGGCCCGTCGCCATCGTCGATCACCAGCACCGGCACCTTGCCGAGGGGATTGAGCGCGGCGAACGCATTGCTGCGATGTTCGCCGCGGCGCAGGTCAACGGGGACGGCTTTGAACGGAAGCCCGGATTCGGCAAGGGCAATGGCCGCGCGCAGGCTGTTGCCCGTGCGTGCGCCGTGCAGGTCGAACGTGGTCATGGGCGATCCCGGGCGGCGTGGTATGCCGCACCGGTGCAGTATCACGCGTTGGCCGCTGTCGTGGCGTGATCGTGGACGAACTTCGTGACAAGGGCTGCCACCGCCTGTGCCGCTTCCAGGGGGACGAGATGGCCGATCCCGTCAAGCACGTGCAAGCGCGCGGTCGCGATGCGTGGTAACAGCTCGCGACGCAAGGTTTCGGTGCTGTCGACCTTGTCGGCGGAGCCGCTGATCACTAGCACGGGCACCTGGATGTCCGCCACGGCCGTGCCGATGTCTTCCTGGCTGATCCCCAGCGGCCACGCGCGTTTCGCCGCCGGGGCACCGGCAAGGCTGTCCGCGACTACCTGTTCATGCAAGGCCGGCGACAGCGGGCGCGAGGTGAGTGCCATCGCCAGTGCCTGCTCGATGCTTTCGCGGGTGTCGTACACATGCGCCATCGCCTGCAGTGCCTCGATGGGCAGCGCCATGGGCGTGGGCGGTGCCGGCGCGACCAGCACCACGCCACGCAGGCCCGGCGGTCGCCGTGACGCCACCAGCTGGGCGATCTTGCCACCCATGGAGTGGCCAACCAGCACGAAGTCGGTGAGGCCCTTCGCGGCGACCAGCGCCTCCACGTCGTCGGCGTAGTCGCCGAGCGCATAGCCGTCGGCGGGACGCGCCGCCGCGCCCCAGCCGCGCAGGTCGGGTGCGATGGCGCGCAGGTCGGGCGGCAGCACCGCGAGGACAGGCGCCCAGGTGCGCGACGAGCCGCCGTAGTAGTGCAGGAAAACCAGCGTGGGGCCGCGGCTGCCTTGTTCGACGACGTGGGCCATCGGGTGCGTGTCGGAGCTGTTGTTCATGCGTGCCACCTGTGTGGGCAGGGAAGGATGCAACTATCCTAGGGGCGTGGCTCCGCGCGGATTAGCCCCGCCAACGCACCGACAGTCGGCTGGAAAAGGACCGAATGATCGCTTGAAATGCATGGGGATCTTCGAGGCCACCGTGCGCATCGGCAGCATCGCCGGCGCCGCGCGGCTGTTCCACGTGTCACCCTCGCGGGCCAGCAAATACCTGGCCGAACTCGAAGAAGACCTGGGCGTCCTGCTGTTGCGGCGGACGACGCGACAGCTTTCGCTGACGCCCGAGGGCGAGGCCTATCTCGTGCGCTGTCGGCGCATCCTCGCCGAGGTGCGCGATGCGGACGACGAAGCGCGTTCACGTACCGGGGGTGTCGCGGGCACGTTGCGCGTCACGGCACCGGTGACCTTCGGCGCCTTGCACCTGGGCGGCATCGTCGCGGGCTTCATCGCGACGCATCCCGGTGTCGCGCTGCAGTTGCAACTTGACGATCGCTACATCGACCTGCGTGGCGATACGGTGGATGTCGCGATCCGCATCGGAAGGCTGGCGAACTCCACCCTCGTTGCGCGCCGCCTCGGTGGCTGCCGGATGGTGTTGTGCGCGGCGCCCGGTTTCCTGGCGCGGCATGGCGCGATCACCACCCCGGCGGACCTCGCACCGCTTCCGATGCTGGCCTTCAGCGACGCCGTCTCGTCGGCCGACTGGACGCTGCGTGGCGTCGACGGCATCGCACACCGGATCGAGGGCGAACCCGGGCTGCTCGCGAACAACGTGCAGATGCTGGCGTCGGCCGCGGTGGCCGGTGCAGGCATCGTGTTCGG
This window harbors:
- a CDS encoding alpha/beta hydrolase, whose protein sequence is MRVPVVYVHGFIGHLRLDELKEGLDGEDVFRPDLAGYGVFASRGTSAMSIADQARHLAACIEADIGRIPAVIVGHSAGAAVVMRYAKAYPERVAAIVSAEGNLAPSDAFLSSRLAPMSSAEVVAWLDKARENPAGLVTSDGKRMTGVPLQRMTDWLHHQPASVIHAAARAVLAETLRPDYPADVQAIAARIPTFLIAGERTPEAMRMPPSLRELAAGTFVIRDTGHVMVLEAPGEVARCVSQVVAWVRDRAVQDGP
- a CDS encoding YihY/virulence factor BrkB family protein, whose protein sequence is MKRYLLSAVDGFGDDELMTRAAALAFYAALSIAPLLLLLVWTLSLLDPSLEGQLADALRSMVGDKAAEALQVVIQSAHEHPKLGHIAGLVGLGVTLFSASAVFAQLQGTLNRVWRVKPKPGAAVGAWLRARAKAFALLGGVAFLLIISFVISALIQGIFDGEGTGWTVTKYIVSVFVFALAFTLMFRVLPDAAIDWSEALIGAVLTTGLFLAGEFVIGLYVTHSNVGGAYGPAGAFVVLLTWTYYSSIIVLLGAELTRIVAEARGKPIRPDAHAVEIAPAPAEIGRPAGDGFAARRRVRANGRRSSVAQPLAASAALLTAGVVVGLLTRRPRPKHL
- a CDS encoding response regulator, with translation MSPARTSRLSSLRAGGDTGTLVALVVVILFFIASGLVAAANIRTIRNDNAMVNRSQEAVASLAEVLSSIQDAETGQRGYLLTGNEGYLEPYRTALSVIPTRIEAIGGALGGDAGQLIRLKELSARINDKLAELRETINLRRDKGFDAALAVVNSDRGKAAMDDIRARLAAMRAVEFDQRAKRLLEMEAAYNTALTVGAGSALLGVGLAIFVAVLIRRNARARAQEAWLQAGRLELGTVMAGDKDAAELGASILSFLVEFVGAQAGVLFANVHGRFTRVGGIGLAAGDSAIDTLPSGTLLGRAVNENRVLHVSDVPEGYFTVGSGLGQGQPRHLVIAPGATEGMVHGVLELGFFHAVPPEVLTLLEQASPAIAIALRSAAYRAELNRLLEETRRQSEALQTQQEELRVSNEELEEQSKALRASQHELEEQQAELEQTNAHLSDQSMQLEAQRDELSMANQSIEAKAQEVQRASQYKSEFLANMSHELRTPLNSALILSKLLADNPAGNLSDEQVKFARTIHASGTDLLTLINDILDLSKIEAGHVEVRAEPLPLQPLLDDLSALFTPVATEKGLSLTVEMAEDCPPVIESDRQRLVQVLKNLLSNALKFTEAGAVAVHVRPERGGQVAFVVTDTGIGIAADQQARIFDAFQQADGSISRRYGGTGLGLSISAELARLLGGEISVRSDAGQGSTFTLTVASRLDVITGVRPANSPMPAPAPAPVPLAVRATPAPTPMPGRAPAARTEATEPANGRRSILLIEDDPAFADILVTLAKEMGFHAYLASTAADALALARERLPHAIVLDVGLPDQSGLYVLDILKHDIRTRHIPIHVVSAADHSRAALSLGAVGYLVKPATREDLGGVLDSLEARLSQRPRRVLVVEDDAVQLDAIRHLLASADVETVGAATAAACLEALQQQTFDCMVLDLSLPDATGLQLLETMSKNDGSPFPPVIVYTGRVLSSAEEDRLRRYSSSIIIKGAKSPERLLDEVSLFLHQVVSELPEPQQNMIRAALHRDAVLEGRRILLVEDDVRNVFALMNVLEPHGCIVSIARNGQEAIDMLEASGKGGQAAIELVLMDIMMPVKDGLTATREIRQNPRWDKLPVIALTAKAMPDDQQQALQAGASDYVAKPLDVDKLLSLIRVWLTDRA
- a CDS encoding cation:proton antiporter gives rise to the protein MPLLPWLLLIGALLLLTSFLSGWIHRGPVTTFAIFLAVGVIVGPGVLGLASLGFTTEHVHWLRLASEAALVVSLFITGLKLRIGLHDRAWRMAFRLALPGMVLTAAGVALVARWLLGWDWPWSLALAAMVSPTDPVLAALVSVDDARDDDPLRLSLSAEAGLNDATALPLLLLALPLMASGVGFGDVGVHWALVDVAWGFGGGLLIGLIGGAGLGYLGARLRHASKDVAPSDFFALGIMLVVYALCEMVGASAFLAAFASGVGLRWVERRVSRHAQEDTLRAGGEASQEPAETLVRPNERARATVDHPAQTVGWVISDALSFGETVERLIASMLVMLVGIVALPALGWPALGVAVMLMLILRPLAVWISTIGSRVPWQRRLLIGWFGIRGLGTLNYLAYGVSHGMSGPRVAELEGIVVTVVAASILAHGMSVTPLMRWRERALQRLHEARGAP
- a CDS encoding SDR family oxidoreductase, whose amino-acid sequence is MNRFEGKNVLVTGGTSGIGLAVAKAFIDEGARVVVTGRDPAGIERATAALGGNAIVVRNDAGSVAEARALAATVAEKGLRLDAIFINAGAAKFASLAEVDEALWDLSFDTNVKGAYFQLQALLPHLNQGASIVLNGSINAHIGMPGSSVYAATKAALISLARTLSAELIPQGARVNVVSPGPIETPLYGKLGMDEATLKETAAGILAQVPVGRFGRAEEVAATVLHLASPESAFIVGTEIIIDGGMSQL